In the Oceanithermus desulfurans genome, one interval contains:
- a CDS encoding zinc-binding dehydrogenase, which produces MQAVVMNARGGPEVLRPAALPDPEPGPGEVRVRVRAVALNHLDVWVRKGAASPELPLPHVLGSDVSGVVDAVGPGVEEDLTGREVVLNPGLSCGRCEACLAGRDNLCPEYRILGEHVWGGYAEYVVVPRANLLPKPENLSFEEAAAVPLVFLTAWQMVVDKLQVRPGEWLLVMAAGSGVGSAALQIGRLFGARVLAAAGSEEKLAQARALGAEATVNYREPGWHRRVRQLTGGGAHAVADHTGADFWEGVLKATRNGGRIALVGASSGYLAQTPLAHVFYRQLTIYGSTMGSKARLFEVLRHVEAGALRPVVGRVLPLAEAARGHELLEDRAVFGKVVLRVGG; this is translated from the coding sequence ATGCAAGCCGTGGTCATGAACGCCCGCGGCGGGCCCGAGGTGCTCCGCCCCGCCGCGCTGCCCGACCCCGAACCGGGGCCGGGCGAGGTGCGCGTACGCGTGCGCGCGGTCGCGCTCAACCACCTCGACGTCTGGGTGCGCAAGGGGGCGGCCTCGCCCGAGCTGCCGCTGCCGCACGTCCTGGGCTCCGACGTCAGCGGCGTGGTGGACGCCGTGGGGCCGGGCGTGGAGGAAGACCTGACCGGCCGTGAAGTCGTGCTGAACCCCGGCCTCTCCTGCGGCCGCTGCGAGGCCTGCCTGGCGGGGCGCGACAACCTCTGCCCCGAATACAGGATCCTCGGCGAACACGTCTGGGGCGGCTACGCCGAGTACGTGGTCGTTCCCCGGGCCAACCTGCTCCCCAAGCCCGAAAACCTGAGCTTCGAGGAGGCCGCGGCGGTGCCGCTCGTCTTCCTCACCGCCTGGCAGATGGTCGTGGACAAGCTGCAGGTGCGCCCGGGCGAGTGGCTGCTCGTGATGGCCGCGGGCTCGGGGGTCGGCAGCGCGGCGCTGCAGATCGGGCGGCTCTTCGGCGCCCGGGTGCTCGCCGCCGCGGGCAGCGAGGAGAAGCTGGCGCAGGCCCGGGCGCTGGGGGCCGAGGCGACGGTGAACTACCGCGAGCCCGGCTGGCACCGGCGGGTGCGCCAGCTTACCGGCGGGGGCGCGCACGCGGTGGCCGACCACACCGGCGCCGACTTCTGGGAGGGCGTCCTCAAGGCCACCCGCAACGGAGGCCGGATCGCGCTCGTCGGCGCCTCCTCCGGCTACCTGGCCCAGACCCCGCTGGCCCACGTCTTCTACCGCCAGCTCACGATCTACGGCTCGACGATGGGCTCGAAGGCGCGCCTCTTCGAGGTGCTGCGCCACGTCGAGGCGGGAGCGCTGCGTCCGGTGGTGGGCCGGGTGCTGCCGCTGGCGGAGGCGGCGCGCGGTCACGAACTCCTGGAAGACCGCGCCGTCTTCGGTAAGGTGGTGCTCCGGGTCGGCGGCTAA
- a CDS encoding YgaP family membrane protein, producing the protein MGCNVGKGDQIFRFVLGVVLLLAYFVGWIAGTWGTVALIVGIILVVTAAFRFCPLYRLLGVNTCEPQKG; encoded by the coding sequence ATGGGCTGCAACGTTGGGAAGGGAGATCAGATCTTCCGTTTCGTGCTCGGTGTGGTGCTGCTCCTCGCCTACTTCGTGGGCTGGATCGCCGGTACCTGGGGTACGGTCGCGCTCATCGTCGGCATCATCCTGGTGGTCACGGCCGCTTTCCGCTTCTGCCCGCTCTACCGCCTGCTCGGGGTCAACACCTGCGAGCCGCAGAAGGGCTGA
- a CDS encoding DNA-directed RNA polymerase subunit alpha: MLETLTAKAPVLTSRVEGNYGEFVLEPLERGFGVTLGNPLRRILMSSIPGTAVTSVYIEDALHEFATLPGIKEDVVQIVLNLKELIVKFHEPGSKTLLLRAEGPGEVYARDLVVPSSAELVNPDLYIATLGEDAKLVMEVRVDEGVGYVAAEKHGIKDRINSIPVDALFSPIKRVAFHVEDTRLGQRTDLDKLILRIWTDGSVTPDAALAQAVEILRGQLGYFDQLAPQAAPEPEAAEAQAPEAAPAEPEEAAAEPGRQGVALEDLGLSTRVLHNLREEGIDSVANLTALTERELKKVPGIGERSVEEIKERLAALGLALKE; encoded by the coding sequence TTGTTGGAAACCTTAACGGCGAAAGCCCCGGTACTGACCTCGCGCGTCGAGGGGAACTACGGCGAGTTCGTGCTCGAGCCCCTGGAGCGCGGCTTCGGCGTCACCCTGGGCAACCCGCTGCGCCGCATCCTGATGTCCTCGATTCCCGGTACCGCGGTCACGAGCGTCTACATCGAAGACGCGCTGCACGAGTTCGCGACCCTGCCCGGCATCAAGGAGGACGTGGTCCAGATCGTCCTCAACCTCAAGGAGCTGATCGTCAAGTTCCACGAGCCCGGTTCCAAGACGCTGCTGCTGCGCGCCGAGGGGCCGGGTGAGGTCTACGCCCGCGACCTGGTCGTGCCCTCCAGCGCCGAACTGGTCAACCCCGACCTCTACATCGCCACCTTGGGCGAGGACGCCAAGCTGGTCATGGAAGTCCGCGTCGACGAGGGCGTGGGCTACGTCGCGGCCGAGAAGCACGGCATCAAGGACCGCATCAACTCGATCCCCGTCGACGCCCTCTTCTCGCCGATCAAGCGCGTGGCCTTCCACGTCGAGGACACCCGACTGGGCCAGCGCACCGACCTGGACAAGCTGATCCTGCGCATCTGGACGGACGGCTCGGTCACCCCCGACGCCGCTCTGGCGCAGGCGGTCGAGATCCTGCGCGGGCAGCTGGGCTACTTCGACCAGCTCGCGCCGCAGGCCGCCCCTGAGCCCGAGGCGGCGGAGGCGCAGGCACCCGAAGCGGCGCCGGCCGAGCCGGAAGAGGCCGCGGCCGAGCCCGGCCGCCAGGGCGTCGCGCTCGAGGATCTGGGCCTTTCGACCCGTGTGCTGCACAACCTCCGCGAGGAGGGCATCGACTCGGTCGCCAACCTGACCGCGCTCACCGAGCGCGAGCTCAAGAAGGTACCGGGCATCGGTGAGCGCAGCGTGGAAGAGATCAAGGAGCGCCTCGCCGCGCTCGGTCTCGCGTTAAAGGAGTAA
- the hemW gene encoding radical SAM family heme chaperone HemW, giving the protein MRHLYLHVPFCPTLCPYCDFHVVRRGPGLVERYLERLAAEAAELHARRPGELTTLYLGGGTPSYLRDRELERLFAALPWPLAPGAEVTLEANPGTLSPARLEQLRSLGVNRISLGVQSFQDPVLARLGRAHKGRGALRAAEEALAAGFRVSLDLILGLPVQDVAADLETAAALGVGHVSAYTLQVEAGTPFALAGLEPDPDREAEAFELAREVLGRAGLARYEVSNFARPGEEARHNLAYWRMAEWGGLGPAASAHFHTPAGPGVAERRTNPPLPRWAAGEPPLREVIGPLEHAKESLMMGLRLREGVDLAGLARRSGLAELGRVLAPAAERLAAGGLLERARARLRPTEAGLDRLHAALLPLWEALEAAYPSDGAS; this is encoded by the coding sequence ATGCGCCACCTCTACCTGCACGTCCCCTTCTGCCCCACCCTCTGCCCTTATTGCGACTTCCACGTCGTGCGCCGGGGACCGGGTCTGGTGGAACGCTACCTGGAGCGGCTGGCGGCCGAGGCCGCCGAACTGCACGCCCGCCGCCCGGGGGAGCTGACCACCCTCTACCTGGGCGGGGGGACGCCCAGCTACCTGCGCGACCGCGAGCTGGAGCGGCTCTTCGCCGCCCTGCCCTGGCCGCTCGCGCCCGGCGCCGAGGTGACCCTCGAGGCCAACCCCGGCACCCTCTCCCCCGCCCGCCTGGAGCAGCTGCGCAGCCTGGGGGTGAACCGAATCTCGCTGGGGGTGCAGAGCTTCCAGGACCCGGTGCTCGCGCGGCTGGGCCGCGCCCACAAGGGCCGGGGAGCGCTCCGGGCCGCGGAGGAGGCGCTGGCGGCGGGCTTTCGGGTCTCGTTGGACCTGATCCTGGGGCTGCCCGTCCAGGACGTGGCCGCCGACCTGGAGACCGCGGCGGCGCTGGGGGTGGGCCACGTCTCCGCCTACACGCTGCAGGTCGAGGCCGGCACACCCTTCGCCCTGGCGGGGCTGGAGCCCGACCCCGACCGCGAAGCCGAGGCCTTCGAGCTCGCCCGCGAGGTTCTGGGCCGCGCCGGGCTCGCACGTTACGAGGTGAGCAACTTCGCCCGCCCCGGCGAGGAGGCGCGCCACAACCTCGCCTACTGGCGCATGGCGGAATGGGGCGGGCTGGGGCCCGCGGCCAGCGCCCACTTCCACACCCCCGCGGGGCCGGGCGTGGCCGAGCGCCGCACCAACCCGCCGCTGCCCCGCTGGGCCGCGGGCGAGCCGCCCCTGCGCGAGGTGATCGGCCCGCTCGAGCACGCCAAGGAAAGCCTGATGATGGGCCTGCGCCTGCGCGAAGGGGTGGACCTGGCCGGTCTGGCCCGCCGCAGCGGCCTCGCGGAACTCGGCCGCGTCCTCGCCCCGGCGGCGGAGCGGCTGGCGGCCGGGGGGCTGCTCGAGCGCGCCCGCGCGCGGCTGCGGCCCACCGAGGCCGGCCTCGACCGGCTGCACGCGGCGCTGCTGCCGCTATGGGAGGCGCTGGAGGCGGCCTACCCGTCGGACGGTGCCTCCTGA
- the rplQ gene encoding 50S ribosomal protein L17, which translates to MRHMKTGRKLGRFSDHRKAMFRNMATELLRHGRIRTTVPKAKELRRFVEPLITKAKRGDLSARRQVIREIHDLDVVRRLFDDIAPRFAERSGGYTRILKLAERRRGDGTQLCIIELVE; encoded by the coding sequence ATGCGCCACATGAAGACCGGACGTAAACTGGGCCGCTTCAGCGATCACCGCAAGGCGATGTTCCGCAACATGGCCACGGAGCTGCTGCGCCACGGGCGCATCCGCACGACGGTTCCCAAGGCCAAGGAGCTGCGCCGCTTCGTCGAGCCGCTGATCACCAAGGCCAAGCGCGGCGACCTCTCCGCCCGCCGTCAGGTGATCCGTGAGATTCACGACCTCGACGTGGTGCGCCGCCTCTTCGACGACATCGCGCCCCGCTTCGCCGAGCGCAGTGGCGGCTACACCCGCATCCTCAAGCTGGCCGAGCGCCGGCGCGGGGACGGCACCCAGCTCTGCATCATCGAACTCGTCGAGTAG
- a CDS encoding uroporphyrinogen-III synthase — translation MEGVVLTRSPEKDRELARLLDAFGVPHASVPLVEHAPGPDFPALAGALGEGWSWVAVTSPTAARFLARAWETAGRPPLRVAALGGGTARALERAGLEPGFTAPEAYGRALAESLPEPGPLLWPTSSRAGKELGRILEARGFRVRRLDAYTTRPRALAPEEVARLEAAAVAALASPSAVAAWARATAARPPLAAIGRVTAEAARAAGFARVVWPRQPGVRGWAERIRDLYEEKGHLP, via the coding sequence GTGGAAGGCGTCGTCCTCACCCGCTCCCCCGAGAAGGACCGCGAGCTCGCCCGCCTCCTCGACGCCTTCGGGGTACCCCACGCCAGCGTGCCCCTGGTGGAGCACGCGCCCGGGCCCGACTTCCCCGCCCTCGCCGGCGCGCTGGGCGAGGGCTGGTCCTGGGTGGCCGTGACCTCGCCCACCGCGGCCCGCTTCCTTGCCCGCGCCTGGGAGACGGCGGGGCGGCCGCCGCTGCGGGTGGCGGCGCTGGGCGGGGGAACGGCCCGCGCGCTCGAGCGCGCGGGGCTCGAACCCGGCTTCACCGCCCCCGAGGCCTACGGCCGGGCGCTGGCCGAGAGCCTGCCGGAGCCCGGCCCCCTGCTCTGGCCCACCTCGAGCCGGGCCGGAAAGGAGCTGGGCCGCATCCTGGAAGCGCGGGGCTTTCGGGTGCGGCGGCTCGACGCCTACACCACCCGCCCCCGGGCGCTCGCGCCGGAGGAGGTCGCGCGGCTCGAGGCCGCCGCCGTCGCGGCGCTCGCCTCGCCCTCGGCGGTAGCGGCCTGGGCGCGCGCCACCGCGGCCCGTCCTCCGCTGGCCGCGATCGGCCGCGTGACGGCGGAGGCGGCGCGGGCCGCCGGCTTCGCCCGCGTGGTCTGGCCGCGGCAACCCGGGGTCCGGGGCTGGGCCGAACGGATTCGCGACTTGTACGAAGAAAAGGGACACCTGCCCTGA
- a CDS encoding mechanosensitive ion channel family protein has product MNKIWSHMRDALDRVSGAGPETAGWGERGYQAAAWVGLVVLAWAFAWLGKAFTLRAARRLAPRVRRRLAGGWDLVFWGAALVFAVAVFGLGDPQQAARAVAKLLFVYLVWVGLEALIEGRLVRRGFDPNLVLLLRYVTLTLLVIWAAYMVAGAQIAPVIGALGVLGLAVGLAAQDTFSNFIAGIILLMDRPFKIGDWVQIGGEYGQVEGLTLRTTRLRTPDNESVAIPNAVVAGGEIKNLSAGGPLRLRIPVGVAYRHDTREVRQALEAVVAAHSKLLKDPAPAVLVTGLGDNSVDFTLVVWIPEREIPNYPVVAAELTEAAKIALDEAGFEIPFPQRTVWFPEPLRVVQEAPSDG; this is encoded by the coding sequence ATGAACAAAATCTGGTCGCACATGCGCGACGCCCTCGATCGCGTCAGCGGGGCGGGCCCCGAGACCGCGGGCTGGGGCGAGCGCGGCTACCAGGCGGCCGCCTGGGTGGGTCTGGTCGTCCTCGCCTGGGCCTTTGCCTGGCTGGGCAAGGCCTTCACCCTGCGGGCGGCGCGCCGGCTCGCGCCGCGGGTGCGCCGCCGGCTGGCGGGCGGTTGGGACCTGGTCTTCTGGGGCGCGGCGCTCGTCTTCGCCGTGGCCGTCTTCGGCCTCGGCGACCCGCAGCAAGCGGCGCGCGCCGTGGCCAAGCTGCTCTTCGTCTACCTGGTCTGGGTGGGGCTCGAGGCGCTGATCGAGGGCCGGCTGGTGCGCCGCGGCTTCGACCCCAACCTGGTGCTGCTGCTGCGCTACGTGACGCTGACGCTGCTCGTCATCTGGGCCGCCTACATGGTGGCGGGGGCCCAGATCGCCCCGGTGATCGGGGCTCTGGGCGTGCTCGGCCTGGCCGTGGGGCTGGCGGCGCAGGACACCTTCTCCAACTTCATCGCCGGCATCATCCTGCTGATGGACCGCCCCTTTAAGATCGGTGACTGGGTGCAGATCGGCGGCGAGTACGGCCAGGTCGAGGGGCTGACGCTGCGCACCACCCGGCTGCGCACCCCCGACAACGAGAGCGTCGCCATCCCCAACGCCGTCGTGGCCGGGGGCGAGATCAAGAACCTCTCGGCGGGCGGTCCGCTCAGGCTGCGCATCCCCGTGGGCGTGGCCTACCGCCACGACACCCGCGAGGTGCGGCAGGCGCTCGAGGCCGTGGTGGCCGCGCACTCCAAGCTGCTCAAAGACCCCGCGCCTGCGGTGCTCGTCACGGGACTCGGCGACAACAGCGTCGACTTTACCCTCGTCGTCTGGATCCCCGAGCGCGAGATCCCCAACTATCCGGTCGTGGCCGCCGAGCTGACGGAGGCGGCGAAGATCGCCCTGGACGAAGCCGGTTTCGAGATCCCCTTTCCGCAGCGCACCGTCTGGTTCCCCGAACCGCTGCGGGTGGTTCAGGAGGCACCGTCCGACGGGTAG
- the hemA gene encoding glutamyl-tRNA reductase, protein MEPPLELVGISHKTAPIGVRECVAVSGARLAALLEELADEADEAVVVSTCNRTEVYLVRPRRPALEIYRDHLGHYTDYAYRHRGLAALRHLFRVAAGLDSLVVGEAQILGQVKSGLFAARQAGTTGPISEQAFQTAIAAGKRARAETAIGRGATSVAYAAVDLARAVFGDLAGLRALVLGAGEMAERVLEHLAHYGAREVWVLNRTPENAEKLAGRYGGRACGMEHVAEALAWADIVIASAAAPHYVVRQSRVREVLERRTQPLFLIDIALPRNVEPAVARLPGAYLYNLDDLETVAEKNRAARAGELPRVERIVADELAGWMEWYAGHVAADRIQRLKAWIEDGLRRELEAALGGAAREEELERLVRRLVGKTAHPLIRMAKDPKLGPRLERMLEG, encoded by the coding sequence GTGGAACCGCCGCTGGAGCTCGTCGGAATCAGCCACAAGACCGCACCCATCGGGGTGCGTGAATGCGTGGCGGTTTCCGGTGCGCGCCTTGCGGCGCTGCTTGAGGAGCTGGCCGACGAAGCCGACGAGGCCGTGGTCGTCTCGACCTGCAACCGCACCGAGGTCTACCTGGTGCGTCCGCGGCGTCCGGCGCTCGAGATCTACCGCGACCATCTGGGCCACTACACCGACTACGCCTACCGCCACCGCGGTCTGGCGGCGCTCCGGCACCTCTTCCGCGTCGCCGCCGGGCTCGACAGCCTGGTGGTCGGGGAGGCGCAGATCCTGGGTCAGGTGAAAAGCGGCCTCTTCGCCGCGCGCCAGGCCGGCACGACCGGCCCCATCAGCGAACAGGCGTTCCAGACGGCGATCGCCGCCGGCAAGCGGGCCCGCGCCGAGACCGCGATCGGCCGCGGCGCCACCAGCGTGGCCTACGCCGCGGTGGACCTCGCCCGCGCCGTCTTCGGGGACCTGGCGGGCCTGCGGGCCCTGGTCCTGGGCGCCGGCGAGATGGCCGAGCGGGTGCTCGAGCACCTGGCCCACTACGGCGCCCGCGAGGTCTGGGTGCTGAACCGAACCCCCGAGAACGCGGAGAAGCTCGCCGGACGCTACGGCGGCCGGGCCTGCGGCATGGAGCACGTGGCCGAGGCGCTGGCCTGGGCCGACATCGTCATCGCCTCCGCGGCCGCCCCCCACTACGTGGTGCGCCAGTCGCGGGTGCGCGAGGTGCTGGAGAGGCGCACCCAGCCGCTCTTCCTCATCGACATCGCCCTGCCGCGCAACGTGGAGCCGGCGGTGGCGCGGCTGCCCGGCGCCTACCTCTACAACCTCGACGACCTGGAGACCGTGGCCGAGAAGAACCGCGCGGCGCGCGCGGGCGAACTGCCCCGGGTGGAGCGCATCGTGGCCGACGAGCTCGCCGGCTGGATGGAGTGGTACGCAGGCCACGTCGCCGCCGACCGGATCCAGCGGCTCAAGGCCTGGATCGAAGACGGTCTGCGCCGGGAGCTCGAAGCCGCCCTCGGCGGCGCGGCGCGGGAGGAGGAGCTGGAACGGCTGGTGCGGCGGCTCGTCGGCAAGACCGCCCACCCCCTGATCCGGATGGCCAAGGATCCCAAGCTGGGCCCGCGGCTCGAGCGGATGCTGGAGGGCTAG
- a CDS encoding redoxin domain-containing protein: MSVNVGDPIPQATVFTKDLEPVDLAAYGRGRPLVILFFPGSFTSVCEKELCTFRDSMAAYNEVGAQVVGLSVDTPFCQAAFAEKNRIDYPLLSDFNKEAIRAFGVVLPELKGLRELAQRAAFVADAEGKIRWAWIAENPGQEPPYDEVAAAVRAL, translated from the coding sequence ATGAGCGTAAACGTAGGCGACCCCATACCCCAGGCCACCGTGTTCACCAAGGACCTCGAGCCCGTCGACCTCGCCGCGTACGGCCGCGGCCGGCCGCTGGTGATCCTCTTCTTCCCCGGATCGTTCACCTCGGTCTGCGAAAAGGAGCTCTGCACCTTCCGCGACAGCATGGCCGCCTACAACGAGGTCGGCGCCCAGGTCGTGGGCCTCAGCGTCGACACCCCGTTCTGCCAGGCGGCCTTCGCAGAGAAGAACCGTATCGACTACCCGCTGCTCTCCGACTTCAACAAGGAGGCCATCCGCGCCTTCGGGGTGGTGCTGCCCGAACTCAAGGGGCTGCGGGAGCTGGCGCAGCGCGCCGCCTTCGTGGCGGACGCCGAGGGGAAGATCCGCTGGGCCTGGATCGCCGAGAATCCGGGTCAGGAGCCGCCCTACGACGAGGTCGCGGCGGCCGTCCGCGCCCTCTAG
- a CDS encoding alpha/beta hydrolase has product MVEVRGRRVVITPPAGAVAFVADVTDWTHDPWPLRGPVELELPRGAILEYAFLDASGAPLADPDNPETAQNPWRPYARVVRLPGALHPPSYPKTLLGRVRPLRTGGRRIVVYQPPAGPAATLLVFDGVAYHRIGRLAHAAEALWREGRIVPLRLVFSEPEDREREYRFDPALERHLLDEVLPAVEVAFGPGGPWGAWGASLGGLAALWLGLEHPDVFPRVGAQSPALLAVPGGRDARRDPEWLRERYAEAARLPERVLLQAGWLEWLLAPARRFAAVLAERGAAHEYREFPGGHNWTTWRIGLEEGLVDLFGADLDVR; this is encoded by the coding sequence ATGGTCGAGGTCCGGGGCCGCCGCGTCGTGATCACCCCGCCCGCGGGCGCGGTGGCCTTCGTGGCCGACGTGACCGACTGGACCCACGACCCCTGGCCCCTGCGCGGCCCCGTCGAGCTCGAGCTGCCGCGGGGGGCGATCCTGGAGTACGCGTTCCTGGACGCCTCCGGAGCGCCGCTGGCCGACCCCGACAACCCCGAGACGGCGCAGAACCCCTGGCGCCCCTACGCGCGCGTCGTGCGCCTGCCCGGCGCCCTACATCCGCCTTCGTACCCCAAGACGCTGCTGGGAAGGGTGCGCCCGCTGCGCACCGGGGGGCGCCGGATCGTCGTCTACCAGCCCCCGGCGGGTCCGGCGGCCACGCTGCTCGTCTTCGACGGGGTGGCCTACCACCGCATCGGCCGGCTGGCGCACGCCGCCGAGGCGCTTTGGCGCGAGGGGCGGATCGTACCGTTGCGGCTCGTCTTCAGCGAGCCTGAAGACCGCGAGCGCGAGTACCGCTTCGACCCCGCGCTCGAGCGGCACCTGCTCGACGAGGTGCTGCCGGCGGTCGAGGTGGCGTTCGGTCCCGGGGGGCCCTGGGGGGCATGGGGGGCGAGCCTGGGCGGGCTCGCGGCGCTGTGGTTGGGGCTCGAGCACCCCGACGTCTTCCCCCGGGTCGGCGCCCAGTCCCCGGCGCTGCTGGCCGTCCCCGGAGGGCGCGACGCCCGCCGCGACCCCGAATGGCTGAGGGAGCGCTACGCCGAGGCCGCGCGCCTGCCGGAGCGGGTCCTGCTGCAGGCGGGCTGGCTCGAGTGGCTGCTGGCGCCGGCGCGCCGCTTCGCGGCGGTGTTGGCGGAGCGGGGAGCGGCGCACGAGTACCGCGAGTTCCCCGGCGGCCACAACTGGACGACCTGGCGGATCGGCCTGGAGGAGGGGCTGGTGGATCTGTTCGGCGCCGACCTTGACGTAAGATAG
- a CDS encoding class I SAM-dependent methyltransferase: MPRDWDAYYQGSPEAFDPAFVVRAYGFLLPEGEVLDLAGGTGRNAFFLACRGHRVFLLEKSPVAVERVRAMAQRRRAAVHALVADLEAAPDDLPPGPFTGVVVSYFVSRPLMKRLAPRLKPGGLVLVEGFNRSEALRRGRPDSPHYWEPGELMRPPGGLELLAAGEGWQGLAYRSWAVWRRS; this comes from the coding sequence GTGCCGCGCGACTGGGACGCCTACTACCAGGGCAGCCCCGAAGCCTTCGACCCCGCCTTCGTGGTGCGGGCCTACGGCTTTCTGCTGCCGGAAGGGGAGGTGCTCGACCTCGCGGGCGGAACCGGACGCAACGCCTTCTTCCTGGCCTGCCGGGGGCACCGCGTCTTCCTGCTGGAGAAGAGCCCGGTCGCCGTCGAGCGGGTGCGCGCCATGGCGCAGCGGCGGCGGGCCGCGGTGCACGCCCTGGTGGCCGACCTCGAGGCCGCGCCCGACGACCTTCCCCCCGGGCCCTTCACGGGTGTGGTCGTCAGCTACTTCGTCAGCCGGCCGCTGATGAAGCGGCTGGCGCCGCGGCTCAAACCCGGGGGTCTGGTCCTCGTCGAGGGCTTCAACCGCAGCGAGGCGCTGCGCCGGGGGCGGCCCGACAGCCCGCACTACTGGGAGCCGGGTGAGCTGATGCGGCCCCCCGGGGGGCTCGAGCTGCTGGCGGCGGGGGAGGGCTGGCAGGGGCTGGCCTACCGCAGCTGGGCGGTCTGGCGCCGGAGCTGA
- the rpsD gene encoding 30S ribosomal protein S4 translates to MGRYIGPVCRLCRREGVKLYLKGDRCYSPKCAIERRPYAPGQHGQRRARRPSDYAVRLREKQKMRRIYGISEKQFRNLFEEASKKKGVTGTVFLRLLESRLDNVVYRLGIASSRKQARQLVRHGHIAVNDRKVTVPSYRVRPGDVIAVTEAGKKIGAIQANAEAAKGRKTGPWLEFDPEKMVGKFLRLPEREDLALPVNEQLVIEYYSR, encoded by the coding sequence ATGGGCAGATACATTGGTCCTGTTTGCCGGCTTTGCCGCCGTGAAGGCGTAAAACTCTACCTCAAGGGCGACCGTTGCTACAGCCCCAAGTGCGCGATCGAGCGCCGGCCCTACGCGCCGGGGCAGCACGGTCAGCGCCGCGCCCGCCGCCCCAGCGACTACGCGGTGCGCCTGCGCGAGAAGCAGAAGATGCGCCGGATCTACGGCATCAGCGAGAAGCAGTTCCGCAACCTCTTCGAGGAGGCCTCGAAGAAGAAGGGCGTGACCGGTACGGTCTTCCTGCGCCTGCTGGAGAGCCGTCTCGACAACGTCGTCTACCGTCTGGGCATCGCCAGCAGCCGCAAGCAGGCGCGCCAGCTGGTGCGGCACGGCCACATCGCCGTCAACGACCGCAAGGTCACCGTGCCCAGCTACCGGGTGCGCCCCGGCGACGTGATCGCCGTGACCGAGGCGGGCAAGAAGATCGGCGCCATCCAGGCCAACGCGGAGGCGGCCAAGGGCCGCAAGACCGGGCCCTGGCTGGAGTTCGACCCCGAGAAGATGGTGGGCAAGTTCCTGCGCCTGCCCGAGCGTGAGGACCTGGCCCTGCCCGTCAACGAGCAGCTGGTCATCGAGTACTACTCGAGGTAA
- a CDS encoding LabA-like NYN domain-containing protein, whose amino-acid sequence MDRLALFIDGSFVYNCAKRMGWNVDHRKVIEHFPSGFALFNAFYYAPITDWNDERQQKFLDALIFMGYSVRSREVRGEAPSFEAHIATDLLITAPRWDVALLASGAAQLVPAVEAVRTMGKEVHLLGIPELVDLDIRSATDRFIDLKEYRELLEREGGGRRVFPDVTQELANTENASAEASEETRTEEG is encoded by the coding sequence GTGGATAGATTGGCTTTGTTTATTGACGGCTCGTTCGTGTACAACTGCGCCAAGCGGATGGGCTGGAACGTGGACCACCGCAAGGTGATCGAGCACTTTCCCTCCGGGTTCGCGCTCTTCAACGCCTTCTACTACGCCCCGATCACCGACTGGAACGACGAACGACAGCAAAAGTTCCTGGACGCCCTGATCTTCATGGGCTACTCGGTGCGCTCGCGCGAGGTGCGCGGCGAGGCGCCCAGCTTCGAAGCCCACATCGCCACCGACCTGCTCATCACCGCGCCCCGCTGGGACGTGGCGCTCCTGGCCAGCGGCGCGGCGCAGCTGGTCCCGGCCGTGGAGGCCGTGCGCACGATGGGCAAGGAGGTGCACTTGCTGGGCATCCCCGAGCTCGTGGACCTCGACATCCGCAGCGCCACCGACCGCTTCATCGACCTCAAGGAGTACCGGGAGCTGCTGGAGCGCGAAGGAGGCGGGCGCCGCGTCTTCCCCGACGTGACCCAGGAGCTCGCCAACACGGAAAACGCCAGCGCCGAAGCCTCCGAAGAGACCCGAACCGAAGAGGGCTAG
- the rpsK gene encoding 30S ribosomal protein S11: MAKAKKTRTTRKKVKKQVAHGKAFIHATYNNTIITITDLDGNPVTWSSGGVIGYKGSRKGTPYAAQLAAMDAAKKAQNFGMTQVDVVVRGTGAGREQAIRALQASGLQVRSIVDDTPVPHNGCRPRKKKRA; this comes from the coding sequence ATGGCCAAGGCTAAGAAAACGAGAACGACGCGAAAAAAGGTCAAGAAGCAGGTCGCGCACGGGAAGGCGTTCATCCACGCGACCTACAACAACACGATCATCACGATCACCGACCTGGACGGGAACCCCGTAACCTGGTCCTCGGGTGGCGTGATCGGTTACAAGGGCAGCCGTAAAGGCACCCCCTACGCCGCGCAGCTGGCCGCGATGGACGCCGCCAAGAAGGCGCAGAACTTCGGCATGACCCAGGTCGACGTCGTGGTTCGGGGTACCGGCGCCGGACGCGAGCAGGCGATCCGCGCCCTTCAGGCCAGCGGGCTGCAGGTGCGGTCCATCGTCGACGATACTCCGGTCCCCCACAACGGATGCCGTCCCCGCAAGAAGAAGCGGGCGTAG